The following are from one region of the Amycolatopsis lurida genome:
- a CDS encoding HAD family hydrolase, translating to MTEPSTLDGLAAVLWDMDGTLVDSEKLWDVALYEAVESLGGTLTEEQRLSLVGSNMDDTAAFLLEVCGRPVTPESITEMGEWIRRRTANLFDGPLPWRPGAQELLELLRDNGVPMALVTSTERSLTELALNTIGREHFAATVCGDEVDGLNKPNARPYQLAAELLGVPASRCVAIEDSPPGAASAAAAGCTVVVIPNDVDVEPGERRVFRSSLVGLDVPSLTALLP from the coding sequence GTGACCGAACCGTCCACACTGGACGGACTCGCCGCCGTGCTGTGGGATATGGACGGCACGCTGGTCGACTCGGAGAAGCTGTGGGACGTCGCGCTCTACGAGGCCGTCGAAAGCCTCGGCGGCACCCTGACCGAGGAACAGCGCCTGAGTCTCGTCGGGTCCAATATGGACGACACGGCCGCGTTCCTCCTCGAGGTCTGCGGCAGGCCTGTCACACCCGAGTCGATCACGGAGATGGGGGAGTGGATCCGCCGCCGCACGGCGAATCTGTTCGACGGCCCGCTCCCGTGGCGCCCCGGCGCACAGGAACTGCTCGAACTGTTGCGCGACAACGGTGTCCCGATGGCCCTGGTCACTTCCACCGAACGGTCGCTGACCGAACTCGCGCTCAACACCATCGGCCGCGAGCACTTCGCCGCCACGGTCTGCGGCGACGAAGTCGATGGTCTGAACAAGCCGAACGCCAGGCCGTATCAGCTGGCCGCGGAGTTGCTGGGAGTCCCGGCATCCCGGTGTGTCGCGATCGAGGATTCACCGCCGGGCGCGGCTTCCGCGGCCGCGGCGGGCTGCACGGTGGTGGTGATCCCGAACGACGTCGACGTCGAACCGGGTGAACGGCGCGTGTTCCGCTCGTCGCTGGTGGGTCTCGACGTGCCGTCGCTGACCGCGCTCCTGCCCTGA
- a CDS encoding PAC2 family protein yields MSEPVDETQRPGRDHPDDTKPIMIVAFEGWNDAGDAASRAVEHLQLNWDATPLSELSPDEYYDFQVSRPTVRMVDGVTRRVDWPTTRLSVCRPEGFSRDIVLVQGPEPNMRWRAFCGELLEHIQQLEVATVVTLGALLADTAHTRPVPVTGTAYDKDTASQFGLELNNYQGPTGIVGVLQDYCVQAGVPAVSIWAAVPHYVSHPPSPKATLALLHKLEDVLDVEIPLGALPEQAEEWQRTVTEMAEEDEEISEYVRGLEERGDAETEFTLDDVSGDKIAAEFERYLRRRRPGQDGPGRG; encoded by the coding sequence GTGAGTGAGCCCGTCGACGAGACCCAGCGGCCCGGCCGCGACCACCCGGATGACACCAAGCCGATCATGATCGTCGCCTTCGAAGGATGGAACGACGCAGGTGACGCGGCCAGCCGGGCGGTCGAGCATCTCCAGCTCAACTGGGATGCGACACCGCTGAGCGAGCTGAGTCCTGACGAGTACTACGACTTCCAGGTCAGCAGACCGACCGTACGCATGGTGGACGGCGTCACCCGAAGGGTCGACTGGCCGACCACGCGGCTCTCGGTGTGCCGCCCGGAAGGCTTCAGCCGCGACATCGTGCTGGTCCAGGGGCCGGAACCGAACATGCGGTGGCGCGCCTTCTGCGGCGAACTGCTGGAGCACATCCAGCAACTCGAAGTCGCCACGGTCGTCACCCTCGGCGCGCTCCTAGCCGACACCGCGCACACTCGTCCTGTCCCGGTCACCGGGACGGCGTACGACAAGGACACCGCTTCGCAGTTCGGCCTGGAGCTGAACAACTACCAGGGACCGACCGGCATCGTGGGAGTCCTGCAGGACTACTGCGTGCAGGCGGGCGTCCCGGCCGTGTCGATCTGGGCGGCCGTGCCGCACTACGTCTCGCACCCGCCGTCGCCCAAGGCCACGCTGGCGCTGCTGCACAAGCTCGAAGACGTCCTCGACGTCGAGATCCCGCTCGGCGCCCTGCCCGAGCAGGCCGAGGAGTGGCAGCGGACGGTCACCGAGATGGCCGAGGAGGACGAGGAGATCAGCGAGTACGTCCGGGGGCTCGAGGAGCGCGGCGACGCGGAGACCGAGTTCACGCTGGACGACGTGAGCGGGGACAAGATCGCGGCCGAGTTCGAGCGGTACCTGCGGCGGCGGCGTCCCGGCCAGGACGGTCCCGGACGCGGCTGA
- a CDS encoding metallophosphoesterase family protein has translation MPHLFATSDLHVTHEGNAPLVDEVVPRTPDDWLLVAGDVAERAESVIGVLKTLRERFAKVVWVPGNHELWTTQKDECQLRGQARYEHLVERCREIDVLTPEDPYPVWEHQEKPLTIAPLFVLYDYSWRTPAADGLPMLAAIEQAREAGVLCTDEFFLHPDPYPSRQAWCADRVKISTERLEAIPEDHGTILMSHWPLHRHPTEPLYFPEFALWCGTTETEDWHRRFRAEVAVYGHLHIPRSTEADGVRFEEVSLGYPREWRKRSRGPIPLRRIF, from the coding sequence GTGCCGCATCTCTTCGCCACCAGCGACCTCCACGTCACCCATGAGGGCAACGCCCCGCTCGTCGACGAGGTCGTCCCCCGTACCCCCGACGACTGGCTGCTCGTGGCCGGTGACGTCGCCGAACGCGCCGAATCCGTGATCGGGGTGCTCAAGACCTTGCGTGAACGCTTCGCGAAGGTCGTCTGGGTGCCCGGAAACCACGAGCTGTGGACCACCCAGAAGGATGAATGTCAGCTGCGGGGACAGGCACGCTACGAGCACCTGGTCGAGCGCTGCCGCGAGATCGACGTCCTCACCCCGGAGGACCCGTATCCGGTGTGGGAACACCAGGAGAAGCCGCTGACGATCGCCCCGCTGTTCGTGCTGTACGACTACAGCTGGCGCACCCCCGCCGCCGACGGCCTGCCGATGCTGGCGGCCATCGAGCAGGCGCGTGAGGCCGGCGTGCTGTGCACGGACGAGTTCTTCCTGCACCCGGACCCCTATCCCAGCAGGCAGGCGTGGTGCGCCGACCGGGTGAAGATCAGCACGGAACGGCTGGAGGCGATCCCCGAGGACCACGGGACGATCCTCATGTCGCACTGGCCGCTGCACCGTCACCCGACCGAGCCGCTGTACTTCCCGGAATTCGCGCTCTGGTGTGGGACGACGGAGACCGAGGACTGGCACCGGCGTTTCCGGGCGGAGGTCGCCGTCTACGGGCACCTGCACATCCCGCGCTCCACGGAGGCGGATGGAGTGCGCTTCGAAGAGGTTTCGCTCGGTTACCCGCGTGAGTGGCGGAAGCGGTCGCGCGGGCCGATCCCGCTGCGGCGCATCTTCTGA
- a CDS encoding MFS transporter — translation MKPLREPAFARLWIAAFFSETAEWMLQIALPVFVFQATGSAATTALSIVLGLVPAVLLSPVAGVIADRWNRRLVLCVVCAGQAFVALPLLFVASGGPVFVIYGVMAAQAGLASLFEPARNALVPELVAPGELIGANGLMSINGSVARLAGGWAGGLLLGFGGLGWVVVAYLGVLVIGSALLARPFPRVAAPKAAGPHEPVLRAWIDGLREIGREGRLRLAGVVVVLTSLAQGMFLVLFVVFVLDILDGTEGDVGLLRGVQALGGLAAGFAVATIARKVAPAALLGWGGLALGLLSAVIWNLPALTVSLPLGVFIGLFGVVGAPGVLAGSGLLSLVQTAASPERSGRVLSTVFAGTAGFTALGALLTGALLDVLGTGVLLNVQAGLHTVSALVVLGVSASGRLRRDAIPAVPRSG, via the coding sequence ATGAAACCGTTGAGAGAACCCGCCTTCGCGCGGTTGTGGATCGCCGCCTTCTTCTCCGAGACCGCCGAGTGGATGCTGCAGATCGCGTTGCCGGTGTTCGTCTTCCAGGCCACCGGTTCGGCGGCCACGACGGCGTTGAGCATCGTCCTCGGCCTGGTGCCCGCGGTGCTGCTGAGCCCGGTCGCCGGCGTGATCGCGGATCGGTGGAACCGGCGGCTGGTGCTGTGCGTGGTGTGCGCGGGGCAGGCGTTCGTGGCGCTGCCGCTGCTGTTCGTCGCGTCCGGCGGTCCGGTGTTCGTGATCTACGGGGTGATGGCCGCGCAGGCGGGTCTGGCCTCGTTGTTCGAACCCGCCCGCAACGCGCTGGTGCCCGAACTGGTCGCGCCCGGCGAGCTGATCGGCGCCAACGGCCTGATGAGCATCAACGGCAGCGTCGCGCGCCTCGCCGGCGGCTGGGCGGGCGGCCTCCTGCTCGGGTTCGGCGGCCTGGGCTGGGTCGTGGTGGCCTATCTCGGCGTGCTGGTGATCGGCTCGGCCCTGCTGGCGCGCCCGTTCCCGCGCGTCGCCGCGCCGAAAGCGGCCGGACCGCATGAGCCGGTGCTGCGAGCCTGGATCGACGGGCTTCGCGAGATCGGCCGCGAAGGGCGCCTTCGCCTCGCCGGTGTCGTCGTGGTGCTGACGTCCCTGGCGCAGGGGATGTTCCTGGTGCTGTTCGTGGTGTTCGTACTCGACATCCTCGACGGCACCGAAGGCGACGTCGGCCTGTTGCGCGGCGTGCAGGCCCTCGGCGGGCTGGCCGCGGGATTCGCCGTCGCCACCATCGCCCGCAAGGTCGCGCCCGCCGCTCTGCTCGGCTGGGGCGGTCTGGCGCTCGGCCTGCTGTCGGCCGTGATCTGGAACCTGCCCGCGCTCACAGTGTCGCTGCCGCTGGGTGTCTTCATCGGACTCTTCGGTGTGGTCGGCGCTCCCGGAGTGCTCGCGGGCTCCGGTCTGCTCTCGCTGGTCCAGACCGCCGCGTCGCCTGAGCGGTCCGGCCGGGTGCTGAGCACCGTCTTCGCCGGGACGGCGGGGTTCACGGCACTGGGCGCGTTGCTGACAGGAGCCCTGCTCGACGTGCTGGGCACCGGCGTCCTGCTGAACGTCCAAGCGGGTCTGCACACCGTCTCGGCACTGGTCGTGCTGGGCGTGTCGGCGTCGGGCAGGTTACGCCGTGACGCGATTCCGGCGGTTCCCCGGTCCGGGTGA
- a CDS encoding ArsR/SmtB family transcription factor gives MTGLPPRKRIEDVELMRALAHPLRSALVDHLMAVGPRTASECAAAVGSTASNCSWHLRQLAQHGLVERVEGEDGRERPWRACQVGIEFGDDPELHGAQLAVVGTTLAREKELTERYLDAADRLDKEWRDASGISNYSLRVTAAELDELVRGIDALVRPYVGAIREDAPAEALPVHLGLRAFLRIDAEGKPSR, from the coding sequence ATGACCGGGTTGCCGCCGCGCAAGCGGATCGAAGACGTCGAGCTGATGCGGGCGCTGGCGCATCCGCTGCGGTCGGCGCTGGTGGACCACCTCATGGCGGTCGGTCCTCGGACCGCCAGCGAATGCGCGGCGGCCGTCGGCTCGACGGCCTCGAACTGCAGCTGGCATCTCCGCCAGCTGGCGCAGCACGGTCTCGTGGAGCGGGTCGAGGGGGAGGACGGGCGGGAGCGCCCGTGGCGGGCGTGCCAGGTCGGCATCGAGTTCGGCGACGACCCGGAGCTGCACGGGGCGCAACTGGCGGTCGTGGGCACCACCCTCGCGCGGGAAAAGGAGCTGACCGAGCGTTATCTCGACGCCGCCGACCGGCTCGACAAGGAATGGCGGGACGCGTCGGGGATCAGCAACTACTCGCTGCGGGTGACCGCGGCGGAGCTGGACGAGCTGGTGCGGGGGATCGACGCGCTCGTGCGGCCCTATGTCGGCGCGATCCGTGAAGACGCTCCCGCCGAGGCCCTCCCGGTCCACTTGGGACTGCGGGCGTTCCTCCGCATCGACGCCGAGGGGAAGCCGAGCAGATGA
- a CDS encoding MarR family winged helix-turn-helix transcriptional regulator translates to MPDQRELATSAALEIPRFVSATVLFQTAMAERLGISATELHGLQLVISGATTSPTGLARALGMTTGAVTRMLDRMEERRLVERVPDPADRRRLVIRPLPDRLAEVADLYSPMARFFGDRLGRLDRRQLTALLGVMTDGRAFAEQEAARLRSEKGVD, encoded by the coding sequence ATGCCTGACCAGCGAGAACTCGCCACCTCGGCCGCCTTAGAGATCCCCCGGTTCGTCAGCGCCACCGTCCTGTTCCAGACGGCCATGGCGGAACGGCTCGGGATCAGCGCGACCGAACTGCACGGGCTCCAGCTGGTCATCAGCGGCGCCACGACTTCGCCGACCGGCCTGGCGCGAGCGCTCGGCATGACCACGGGGGCGGTGACCCGGATGCTCGACCGCATGGAGGAACGGCGTCTGGTCGAACGCGTCCCCGATCCCGCCGACCGGCGCCGTCTCGTGATCCGCCCGCTACCCGACCGGCTGGCCGAGGTCGCCGACCTCTACTCCCCCATGGCCCGCTTCTTCGGTGACCGCCTCGGCAGGCTCGACCGCCGGCAGCTGACGGCGCTTCTCGGCGTCATGACCGACGGGCGCGCGTTCGCCGAGCAGGAGGCCGCTCGCCTGCGATCCGAAAAAGGGGTTGACTAA
- a CDS encoding ABC-F family ATP-binding cassette domain-containing protein: MSLSLIAKDLVHSYGARVVLDGVNLTASAGQRLGLVGENGVGKSTLLRLLAGVEEPQSGEVLRGDDLGFLLQELPFPLTARFSDVIDDALAEIRQASARLDALTAALTDRPDDAAVLDEYGTVLEWAQAHDLWDADRRAEVVCAGLGLAGIDPARELGTLSGGQRSRLGLAALLIRRPGTLVLDEPTNHLDDAAMEFLEQHLASLTGVLVLSSHDRVFLDAVCTDIVDLDPALGGPTRYGGTYSDYLDQKRAERARWEQRYAEEQDELKELRESVAVTARNVAHNRPQRDNAKMLYDFKTGRVQKQISRRVRNAQLRLAELERDQVRKPPAPLRFQGELTGEPGEGKTAISVRDIEIAGRLRLSTLDVTTTSRLLITGGNGAGKSTLLSVLAGSLTPDSGTVLSGRGVRIGMLTQDVAFAEPEKTAQRTYAEALGEDAPPLRSLGLLAPRDLGTRVGALSVGQRRRLALALLIADPPEVLLLDEPTNHISLTLAEELFTALDSAPGAVVIASHDRWLRRDWAGEHLRLEAGRVAV, translated from the coding sequence ATGTCTCTTTCCCTGATCGCCAAGGACCTCGTCCACTCCTACGGTGCCCGCGTCGTCCTCGACGGCGTCAACCTGACCGCTTCGGCAGGACAGCGGCTCGGCCTGGTCGGCGAGAACGGCGTCGGCAAGTCCACGCTCCTGCGCTTGCTGGCCGGGGTCGAAGAGCCGCAGAGCGGTGAGGTGCTGCGAGGCGACGACCTCGGATTCCTCTTGCAGGAGCTGCCTTTCCCGCTCACCGCACGGTTCTCCGACGTCATCGACGACGCGCTCGCCGAGATCCGGCAGGCGTCGGCGAGACTCGACGCACTGACCGCGGCGCTCACCGATCGCCCGGACGATGCCGCCGTGCTCGACGAGTACGGCACCGTCCTCGAATGGGCCCAGGCGCACGACCTGTGGGACGCCGACCGGCGGGCCGAGGTCGTGTGCGCGGGTCTCGGGCTCGCCGGGATCGACCCGGCGCGCGAACTGGGCACACTGTCCGGCGGGCAACGGTCGAGGCTCGGCCTCGCGGCGCTGCTGATCCGGCGGCCGGGCACGCTCGTCCTGGACGAACCGACGAACCACCTCGACGACGCGGCGATGGAGTTCCTGGAACAGCATCTCGCCTCGCTGACCGGCGTCCTCGTGCTGTCGTCGCACGATCGCGTGTTCCTCGACGCGGTGTGCACCGACATCGTCGACCTCGACCCGGCACTGGGTGGCCCGACCCGGTACGGCGGCACGTATTCCGACTATCTGGACCAGAAACGGGCGGAACGGGCGCGCTGGGAGCAGCGCTACGCCGAGGAACAGGACGAGCTCAAAGAACTGCGCGAATCGGTGGCCGTCACCGCGCGCAACGTCGCCCACAACCGCCCGCAGCGCGACAACGCCAAAATGCTCTACGACTTCAAGACCGGGAGGGTGCAGAAACAGATCTCACGCCGGGTCCGCAACGCCCAGCTGCGGCTGGCCGAACTGGAACGCGACCAGGTGCGGAAACCGCCCGCGCCGCTGCGCTTCCAGGGCGAGCTGACCGGCGAGCCCGGAGAGGGCAAGACGGCGATCTCCGTGCGGGACATCGAGATCGCCGGACGGCTGCGGTTGTCGACCTTGGACGTCACCACGACGTCGAGGCTCCTGATCACCGGCGGGAACGGCGCCGGGAAGTCGACGCTGCTGTCCGTCCTCGCCGGCTCGCTGACGCCAGACTCCGGCACCGTCCTTTCCGGACGCGGCGTGCGGATCGGCATGCTGACCCAGGACGTCGCGTTCGCCGAGCCGGAGAAGACCGCGCAGCGGACCTACGCCGAAGCCCTCGGCGAGGACGCTCCCCCGTTGCGCAGCCTGGGTTTGCTGGCCCCTCGCGATCTCGGAACCCGCGTGGGCGCCTTGTCGGTCGGGCAGCGGCGCCGGCTCGCGCTGGCGTTGCTGATCGCCGACCCGCCAGAGGTACTCCTGCTGGACGAGCCGACGAACCACATCTCGCTCACCTTGGCCGAGGAGTTGTTCACCGCGCTCGATTCGGCGCCGGGTGCCGTCGTCATCGCATCGCATGATCGGTGGCTGCGGCGTGATTGGGCGGGCGAGCACCTCCGCTTGGAGGCCGGACGCGTCGCCGTGTAG
- the mshC gene encoding cysteine--1-D-myo-inosityl 2-amino-2-deoxy-alpha-D-glucopyranoside ligase encodes MQTWSSVDVPRIPGTPRPLRLHDTATGQIRPTAPGSTARMYVCGITPYDATHLGHAATYLTFDLVNRLWRDAGHDVHYVQNVTDIDEPLLERAERDKDDWIVLGMRETALFREDMTALRVLPPRQFVGAVESIPEIVEVIAKLVANGSAYRADDAEYPDIYFEHNATGHFGSESNYDAETMAKFFAERGGDPDRPGKRHPLDALLWRMARPGEPSWESELGAGRPGWHIECSAIAVNRLGLGFDVQGGGSDLIFPHHEYSAAHAEAVAGDRPFARHYVHAGMIGLDGEKMSKSRGNLVFVSRLRADKVDPGVIRLALFAGRYREDRPWTAQLQADAETRLARWREAVSLGDGPAAEDTVARLRDHLTDDLDTPKALAAVDAWAEQALTRSGTDPAAPGLIRNAVDALLGIEL; translated from the coding sequence ATGCAGACTTGGTCATCGGTCGACGTGCCCCGTATCCCCGGCACCCCCCGTCCGCTGCGGCTCCACGACACGGCGACGGGGCAGATCCGCCCCACGGCGCCCGGGTCGACCGCCCGGATGTACGTCTGCGGCATCACGCCGTACGACGCCACCCATTTGGGGCATGCCGCCACGTACCTGACATTCGACCTGGTGAACCGCTTGTGGCGGGACGCCGGGCACGACGTCCACTACGTGCAGAACGTGACGGACATCGACGAGCCCTTGTTGGAGCGCGCCGAACGGGACAAGGACGACTGGATCGTCCTCGGCATGCGCGAGACCGCGCTGTTCCGCGAGGACATGACCGCGTTGCGGGTGCTGCCGCCGCGGCAGTTCGTCGGCGCGGTCGAGAGCATCCCGGAGATCGTCGAGGTCATCGCCAAGCTGGTGGCCAACGGCAGCGCCTACCGCGCGGACGACGCGGAGTACCCGGACATCTACTTCGAGCACAACGCGACCGGGCATTTCGGTTCGGAGTCGAACTACGACGCCGAGACCATGGCGAAGTTCTTCGCCGAACGCGGCGGCGACCCGGACCGTCCCGGCAAGCGGCACCCGCTGGACGCGTTGCTGTGGCGGATGGCGCGGCCGGGTGAGCCGTCGTGGGAGTCCGAACTCGGCGCGGGGCGGCCGGGCTGGCACATCGAGTGCAGCGCGATCGCGGTCAACCGGCTCGGCCTCGGCTTCGACGTCCAGGGCGGCGGCTCCGACCTGATCTTCCCCCACCACGAGTACAGCGCCGCGCACGCGGAGGCGGTCGCGGGGGACAGGCCGTTCGCGCGGCACTACGTGCACGCCGGGATGATCGGCCTCGACGGCGAGAAGATGTCGAAGTCGCGCGGGAACCTGGTGTTCGTTTCGCGGCTGCGTGCCGACAAGGTCGACCCGGGCGTGATCCGGCTCGCGCTGTTCGCCGGCCGCTACCGCGAGGACCGTCCGTGGACCGCGCAACTGCAAGCGGACGCCGAGACACGCCTCGCGCGCTGGCGCGAAGCCGTCTCCCTCGGCGACGGCCCGGCGGCGGAGGACACGGTCGCGCGTTTGCGTGATCACCTCACCGACGACCTCGACACGCCCAAGGCGCTCGCGGCCGTCGACGCCTGGGCCGAGCAGGCGCTGACCCGCTCCGGCACCGACCCGGCGGCTCCCGGCCTGATCCGCAACGCCGTCGACGCGCTGCTCGGCATCGAGCTCTGA
- a CDS encoding MerR family transcriptional regulator, with protein MGYSVGKVAALSGVTVRTLHHYDEIGLLSPSGRTAAGYRSYSDDDLDRLQRVLFYRELGFGLETIAKVIDDPAVDAMEHLRRQRALLADRIGELTRMAETVERVIAAKEAGAALTAEERFEVFGEFREPEGYAEEAVRRWGDTPHWRAAAVPRSKQEWIEAEKLREDWVRRLLALFDSGAPAVGREAMELAEEHRRMLAAFMGDCDLATHRELAKLYATEPVQLGFLVREPDQRPGLGEYIRDAVHANAERVTG; from the coding sequence ATGGGGTACTCGGTCGGAAAGGTCGCGGCGCTGTCGGGGGTCACCGTGCGCACGCTGCATCACTACGACGAGATCGGGCTGTTGAGCCCGAGCGGGCGGACGGCGGCGGGCTACCGGAGCTACAGCGACGACGACCTCGACCGCCTGCAGCGTGTCCTGTTCTATCGCGAACTCGGGTTCGGCCTCGAGACGATCGCGAAGGTGATCGACGACCCGGCGGTCGACGCGATGGAGCATCTTCGGCGCCAGCGGGCGCTGCTCGCCGACCGGATCGGCGAGCTGACCCGGATGGCCGAAACCGTCGAGCGGGTGATCGCGGCGAAGGAGGCCGGCGCCGCGCTGACCGCGGAGGAGCGGTTCGAGGTCTTCGGCGAGTTCCGTGAGCCGGAGGGCTACGCGGAGGAGGCCGTCCGCCGGTGGGGTGACACCCCGCACTGGCGGGCGGCGGCCGTCCCGCGGTCCAAGCAGGAATGGATCGAGGCGGAGAAGCTCCGGGAGGACTGGGTACGGCGGCTTCTCGCCCTCTTCGACTCCGGCGCGCCCGCCGTCGGCCGTGAGGCGATGGAACTCGCCGAGGAGCATCGCCGGATGCTCGCGGCGTTCATGGGGGACTGCGACCTCGCGACGCACCGCGAGCTCGCCAAGCTGTACGCGACCGAGCCGGTCCAGCTCGGCTTCCTGGTGCGTGAGCCGGACCAGCGACCGGGCCTCGGCGAGTACATCCGCGACGCCGTCCACGCCAACGCCGAACGGGTCACGGGATAG
- a CDS encoding vWA domain-containing protein: MSFLPEGYSYGPWDNGPDPLAPPADLRDALDEIGRDVMAGASPRSALEELLRRGTPRTAGLDELTRRLWQRRSEIQRRHRLDGTLQEVQRLLDQALEAERRELFPDPDDDARFREAQLDALPPGTAAAVRELAEYDWRSREGRENYEKIRDLLGRELLDSRFEGMKEALRNAGPEEAERANRMLADLNELLAAHAQGREDVPERFAEFMREHGEFFPENPKNVEELIDVLAARAAAAQRMLNSMTPEQRAELAELSQQAFGDPRLAQQLSTLDAQLRALRPGEDWTSSERFRGNDPLGLGEGARAMSDLAELDALAEQLGQSYPGARLEDIDVEALERQLGPDAGVDARRLSELERELRRQGLFERAPDGTLRLSPKALRRLGETALADVVNALRGKTGQRETESAGAAGEPTGATRPWRFGDMQPWDVSRTVRNSVLRSVSVGERRVRMDVSDVEVVETEHRSRAAVALLVDTSWSMVQEGRWLPMKRTALALHQLISTRFRNDALQLITFGRYATSVELAELVGLEGAWEQGTNAHHALLLAGRHLRRHPDAQPVVLMVTDGEPTAHLEPDGTAEFDYPPRPRTLLKTLSEVDRMAKLGASVTVFRLGDDPRLTEFVDVIARRSGGRVVAPDLDGLGAAVVGDYLRTRKR; encoded by the coding sequence ATGAGTTTTCTCCCGGAAGGTTATTCGTACGGGCCCTGGGACAACGGCCCGGATCCGCTGGCACCGCCGGCGGACCTGCGTGACGCGCTCGACGAGATCGGCCGCGACGTCATGGCGGGTGCCTCGCCCCGGTCCGCGCTGGAAGAACTGCTGCGGCGCGGCACCCCGCGCACCGCCGGGCTCGACGAATTGACCCGGCGGCTCTGGCAGCGCCGGTCGGAGATCCAGCGGCGGCACCGGCTCGACGGCACGCTCCAGGAGGTCCAGCGGCTGCTCGACCAGGCGCTGGAGGCCGAACGGCGCGAGCTGTTCCCTGATCCGGACGACGACGCCCGCTTCCGTGAGGCACAACTGGACGCGTTGCCGCCGGGGACGGCGGCGGCCGTGCGCGAGCTCGCCGAGTACGACTGGCGCTCGCGGGAAGGCCGGGAGAACTACGAGAAGATCCGTGATCTGCTCGGCCGTGAGCTGCTGGATTCCCGTTTCGAGGGAATGAAGGAGGCGCTGCGGAACGCCGGGCCGGAAGAGGCCGAGCGGGCGAACCGGATGCTCGCCGACCTCAACGAGCTCCTGGCCGCGCACGCGCAAGGCCGCGAGGACGTCCCGGAGCGGTTCGCGGAGTTCATGCGTGAGCACGGCGAGTTCTTCCCGGAGAATCCGAAGAACGTCGAGGAGCTGATCGACGTTCTCGCCGCCCGCGCCGCGGCCGCGCAGCGGATGCTCAACTCGATGACGCCGGAACAGCGGGCCGAGCTGGCCGAACTTTCGCAGCAGGCGTTCGGCGACCCCCGGCTCGCGCAGCAGCTGTCCACTTTGGACGCCCAGTTGCGAGCACTGCGGCCGGGCGAGGACTGGACGTCGTCGGAACGGTTCCGGGGCAACGACCCACTGGGCCTCGGCGAGGGCGCCCGGGCGATGTCCGATCTCGCCGAACTGGACGCGCTGGCCGAACAGCTCGGCCAGTCCTATCCCGGCGCTAGGCTGGAGGACATCGACGTCGAGGCGCTCGAACGGCAGCTGGGCCCGGACGCCGGTGTGGACGCGCGACGGTTGTCCGAACTGGAACGCGAACTCCGGCGCCAGGGTCTCTTCGAACGTGCTCCCGATGGCACGCTCCGGTTGTCGCCCAAGGCATTGCGGCGGCTGGGGGAGACGGCGCTCGCCGACGTCGTGAACGCGTTGCGCGGCAAGACCGGCCAACGGGAGACGGAGTCCGCCGGAGCCGCGGGCGAGCCGACCGGCGCCACCAGGCCGTGGCGGTTCGGGGACATGCAGCCGTGGGACGTCTCCAGGACGGTCCGCAACTCGGTCCTGCGTTCGGTTTCGGTGGGCGAGCGGCGGGTCCGGATGGACGTCTCCGACGTCGAGGTGGTCGAGACCGAACATCGGTCGCGCGCGGCGGTGGCGCTGCTCGTGGACACGTCGTGGTCGATGGTGCAGGAGGGCCGCTGGCTGCCGATGAAGCGGACGGCACTCGCGTTGCACCAGCTGATCAGCACCCGGTTCCGCAACGACGCGCTCCAGCTGATCACCTTCGGCCGGTACGCGACGTCGGTCGAGTTGGCGGAGCTGGTCGGCCTGGAGGGCGCTTGGGAACAGGGCACCAACGCCCACCACGCGCTGCTCCTGGCCGGACGGCATCTGCGGCGGCACCCCGACGCGCAGCCGGTGGTCCTGATGGTCACCGACGGCGAACCGACGGCGCATCTGGAACCCGACGGCACGGCCGAGTTCGACTATCCGCCGCGGCCGAGGACCCTGCTCAAAACCCTGTCCGAAGTGGACAGGATGGCGAAGCTGGGCGCCTCGGTGACGGTGTTCCGGCTCGGGGACGATCCGCGCCTGACGGAGTTCGTCGACGTCATCGCGCGCCGCTCTGGCGGCCGGGTCGTCGCTCCGGATCTGGACGGGCTCGGCGCCGCCGTGGTCGGCGACTACCTACGGACCAGGAAACGCTGA